The Pseudomonas sp. Marseille-Q3773 DNA window CCGAAACGCAGGTCGCGCAGGGCGCTCTGGATTTCCCGCAGAATGGTGGCTTCGTCCTGACCGTCGATGCTACGCAGAGATGCACTCATGCTCGTTCTCCTTGGAATGAGGTTGCCGGGCTGAGGTTTGAAGGGGAATTACGCCTGGCTTGAGGCAATAGTAGTGAGGCGATGTTATTCTTAAAAATAATGTTTAAGAATGTTTATATAACCAAACCAAAAAGGCGATATTGAAAGCGACAGAAGCCCCTGTGGGAGCGGGTTCACCCGCGAATGCGGCAGCGGCTCCACCATCGCATTCGCGGGTAAACCCGCTCCCACAGGGTTTGCTGTAGGGTTTCAGGAGTTTTTCTGTGGCTCGCGAATCTTGTACCAGGCGACATACAACGCTGGCAGGAACAGCAGTGTCAGCAGGGTCGCCACGATGATCCCACCAATCATGGCGTAGGCCATCGGCCCCCAGAACACCTCGCGGGCAATCGGGATCATGCCCAGGCTCGCCGCCGCTGCGGTCAACAGGATCGGCCGGCGCCGGTGGTTGGTAGCCTCCACCACCGCATCCCACGGCGACAGGCCTTGTGCCTCGAACTCGTCGATCTGGGTCACCAGGATCACCGAGTTACGAATGATGATGCCCGCCAGCGCGAGAATTCCGAGAATCGCCACGAAGCCCATCGGCGTGCCGGTGGGCACCAGCGCCAGCACCACGCCGATAAGCCCAAGCGGTGCCACGCTGACCACCAGGAACAGCTTCTGCACACTGTGCAGCTGGATCATCAGGAAGGTCGCCATCAGGAACAGCATCAGCGGGATAACCTTGCGGATCGGACCTTGCGCCTTGGCGCTCTCCTCCACCGTACCGCCGGTAGCCACTTCGAAGCCCACCGGCAGCTTGCTGGCGAACTCGTCGATCTTCGGCTTCAGCTGGGCCACCAGGTCGGTGGGCTGGATGTCGCCATTGACCGAGGCCTTGATGGTGATGGTCGGCTTGCGGTCACGGCGCCATACCAGCGGCTGCTCCAGCTCGTAGCGCACGGTGGCAAACGACAGCAGCGGGATCGCTGTGCCGTTGGGGGTGAGGATCTGCAGGTTCTGCAGGGTGTCCGGCGAGCCACGCTCGCTGTCCTGCGCACGGGCAACCACGTCGACCAGGTAGATGTTGTCATTGACCTGGGTGATCTGGACGCCGCTGACGATGCTGTTCATCACATTGGCCACGTCTTCCGATGACAGGCCCAGCTGGCGCGCCTTGTCCTGGGCAATTTCCACCCGCAGCACCTTACCTGGCTCGTTCCAGTCGTAGATCATCTCGCCAATGTGTTCGTTCTGGTCGAGCAAGGTGGCCAGCTCGATGGCATGCTTGCGTACCGCGTCGATATTGGCGCCGCTGACCCGGTACTGGATCGGCCGGCCCACCGGCGGGCCCATTTCCAGCGACTGCACGTTGGTGCCGATGCCGACGAATTCCTCATGCAGGATCTTCTGCAGGCGCTCCATCATGCCCTGGCGCTCTTCCAAGCCCTTGCTGACGATCACCAGCTGTGCGTAGTAAGGGTTCTGCAGCTGCTGGTCGAGCGGCAGGTAGAAGCGGATCGCGCCCTGGCCGATGTAGGTGCTCCAGTGCACCAGGTCCGGGTCGTCCTTGATCCGCGCCTCGAAGCGGTCGACCACCTTGCGGGTCTCTTCGATCGAGGCGTTCTGCGGCAGGTTTAGGTCGACGAGGATTTCCGGGCGGTCCGAGGACGGGAAGAACTGGTTCTGCACGAAGCGCTGGCAGAAGATCGCCAGGGCGAACAGCAGCACGGTGCCGATGATGGTCAGCCAGCGGTTGCGCATGCACCACAGCAAGCCGTGCTCGAAGGCCCGGCCGAGCCTGCCAGGCTCGGCATCATGTGCCTTGAGGTTGCTGCTGAGCATGTGCACGCCCAGCACCGGGGCAAAGAACACCGCCACGATCCACGACACCAGCAGGGCCACGGCAATCACCGCGAACAGGGTGAAGGTATATTCGCCCGCCGAACTGGCGTTGAGGCCTATGGGCACGAACCCGGCCACGGTGACCAGGGTGCCGGTGAGCATCGGGAATGCCGTCGAGGTGTAGGCGAAGGTCGCCGCCTGTTCCTTGCTCTCGCCCATTTCCAGCCGCGTGACCATGACTTCCACGGTGATCATCGCGTCGTCCACCAGCAGGCCCAGGGCAATGATCAGCGCACCCAGCGAAATGCGCTGCATGGTAATGCCGCTGTATTCCATGAACACGAACACCATGGCCAGCACCAGCGGTATCGAACAGGCCACCACCAGGCCCGCGCGCACCCCCAGGCTGACGAAGCTCACCCCGAGCACGATCACCACCGCCTCGAACAGCGCGCTGGTGAAGCCGCCAACCGCCTGCTTGACCACCACGGCCTGGTCGGAAACGGTATGCACCCCGACGCCTATGGGCAGGTCTTCGACCACCCGGTCCATGCGTTTCTTCAGCGCCGCGCCGAACACCTGGATGTTGCCACCGGCTTTCATGCCGATAGCCAGGCCCAGCGCTGTCTGGCCGTTGGAGCGGAACATCGGCGAAGGTGGGTCGACGTAGCCGCGCTCGATGTCGGCGATGTCGGCCAGGCGGAAGAAGCGGTCGTTGATCTTCAGGTTGACGGTCTGCAGGTCCTTTTCCGAGGCGAACTGTCCGGTGGTACGCACGGAAATGCGCTCCGGGCCCGCCTCGATCACCCCGGCCGGGGTCACTGCGTTCTGCGATTGCAGGGCTTGCATCACCTGGCGCTGGTCGATGCCCAGGGCTGCCAGCTTGCGGGTGGAGAAGTTCAGGTACAGCACTTCGTCCTGGGTGCCGATCAGCTCGATCTTGCCGATGTTGGGTACGTCACGCACTTCAGCCCGCGCCTGCTCCACGTAGTCGCGCAGCTGGCGCAGGGTCAGGCCGTCGGCGGTAAAGGCGTAGATCGAGCCGAACACGTCGCCGAACTCGTCGTTGAACCCCGGGCCCTGGATGCCTGCCGGGAACTCACCGCGGATGTCCTGGATCTTCTTGCGCACCTGGTACCAGATTTGCGGAATGTCCTTGGCCTTGGTGGTGTCGCGCAGATACACATAGACCGTGGATTCACCCGGGCGGGTGTAGCTTTTGGTGTAGTCGAGCGAGTCGAGTTCCTCGAGCTTCTTCTCGATGCGGTCGGTGACCTGGTAAAGGGTCTCGTCCTGGGTCGCACCCGGCCAGCGAGTCTGGATCACCATGGTCTTGATGGTGAACGACGGGTCTTCCTCACGGCCCAGGTTGAAGTAGGAGAAGATCCCCATCAGCAGCCCAACGAACATCAGGTACCAGACGAACGATTGATGCTTGAGTGCCCAGTCGGACAGGTTGAAGCTTCCTTTCATTGCGCATCCTCGTCGAAGGAGACCTTCTGGCCAGGCTTGAGGCTGTTCACGCCCGCCGTCACCACCCGCTCACCGGGCTGTACACCGGATGCCAGGACGATGCTCTGGTCGGTGCGGTCGATCAGGGCCACGTCGCGGGTGGCCACGGTTTTCTGTTGCGGGTCGATCACCCACACCTGGGTCTTGCCATCCCGTTCGAGCAAGGCACTCAGGGGCAGCTCGCTGCGCGGCGTCACTGCCGAACTCAAGGTCACGCTGATGGCGGTGCCCAGGTGGAACGCCGCCGGCGTGCTGGCCAGGGTCAGGCGGGCGCGGCGGGTACGGGTGGTGGCGTCGGCCTGGGGTTCCAGTTCGCGCAGGCTGGCCGTGGTGTTGATGGTCGGGTCGAGTTGCGAAGCAACCGTAAAGGTCAGGCCTTTGTCCAACTGCTCGGCCAGGCCGATCGGCAGGTCGATTACCGCTTCCTTGACGTCCGGCCGGGCCAGGGTCACCACGGCCTGGCCGGCGGTGACGGTTTGCCCGGCTTCGGCTTTCCAGTCGGTAATCACTGCGGCATGGTCGCTGCGCAGGGTGCTGTAGTCGAGCTGGTCACGGGCCTGGCTGACGGCCGCGCGCGCCTGCTCCAACGCGGCACTGGTGGTTTTCAGGTTGGTCTGGGCGATGTCCAGCTGGGCCTGGGCGCCAACGCCGCGGTCATACAACTGCTGCTGGCGGCGGGCATCGGCCTGGGCGTTGATCCATTGCGCCTGCACTTTGGCCAGGTCGCCTTCAGCGGCGCGCAACTGGTTCTGCTGGTCGGTCGGATCGAGCGTGGCAAGCGTGT harbors:
- a CDS encoding efflux RND transporter permease subunit, which codes for MKGSFNLSDWALKHQSFVWYLMFVGLLMGIFSYFNLGREEDPSFTIKTMVIQTRWPGATQDETLYQVTDRIEKKLEELDSLDYTKSYTRPGESTVYVYLRDTTKAKDIPQIWYQVRKKIQDIRGEFPAGIQGPGFNDEFGDVFGSIYAFTADGLTLRQLRDYVEQARAEVRDVPNIGKIELIGTQDEVLYLNFSTRKLAALGIDQRQVMQALQSQNAVTPAGVIEAGPERISVRTTGQFASEKDLQTVNLKINDRFFRLADIADIERGYVDPPSPMFRSNGQTALGLAIGMKAGGNIQVFGAALKKRMDRVVEDLPIGVGVHTVSDQAVVVKQAVGGFTSALFEAVVIVLGVSFVSLGVRAGLVVACSIPLVLAMVFVFMEYSGITMQRISLGALIIALGLLVDDAMITVEVMVTRLEMGESKEQAATFAYTSTAFPMLTGTLVTVAGFVPIGLNASSAGEYTFTLFAVIAVALLVSWIVAVFFAPVLGVHMLSSNLKAHDAEPGRLGRAFEHGLLWCMRNRWLTIIGTVLLFALAIFCQRFVQNQFFPSSDRPEILVDLNLPQNASIEETRKVVDRFEARIKDDPDLVHWSTYIGQGAIRFYLPLDQQLQNPYYAQLVIVSKGLEERQGMMERLQKILHEEFVGIGTNVQSLEMGPPVGRPIQYRVSGANIDAVRKHAIELATLLDQNEHIGEMIYDWNEPGKVLRVEIAQDKARQLGLSSEDVANVMNSIVSGVQITQVNDNIYLVDVVARAQDSERGSPDTLQNLQILTPNGTAIPLLSFATVRYELEQPLVWRRDRKPTITIKASVNGDIQPTDLVAQLKPKIDEFASKLPVGFEVATGGTVEESAKAQGPIRKVIPLMLFLMATFLMIQLHSVQKLFLVVSVAPLGLIGVVLALVPTGTPMGFVAILGILALAGIIIRNSVILVTQIDEFEAQGLSPWDAVVEATNHRRRPILLTAAAASLGMIPIAREVFWGPMAYAMIGGIIVATLLTLLFLPALYVAWYKIREPQKNS
- a CDS encoding efflux RND transporter periplasmic adaptor subunit, whose translation is MKRLLMMLSAGMLLVGCSSEDEAPEPIRPVLSVKVEPQVQSQLGRFAGSIQARFESTLGFRVSGRIARRWLDVGAQVKAGDTLATLDPTDQQNQLRAAEGDLAKVQAQWINAQADARRQQQLYDRGVGAQAQLDIAQTNLKTTSAALEQARAAVSQARDQLDYSTLRSDHAAVITDWKAEAGQTVTAGQAVVTLARPDVKEAVIDLPIGLAEQLDKGLTFTVASQLDPTINTTASLRELEPQADATTRTRRARLTLASTPAAFHLGTAISVTLSSAVTPRSELPLSALLERDGKTQVWVIDPQQKTVATRDVALIDRTDQSIVLASGVQPGERVVTAGVNSLKPGQKVSFDEDAQ